The following proteins are co-located in the Thermodesulfobacteriota bacterium genome:
- the gatB gene encoding Asp-tRNA(Asn)/Glu-tRNA(Gln) amidotransferase subunit GatB — protein sequence MEFEPVIGLEVHAQLETESKIFSTASTAFGAEPNSQVTPVCLGMPGVLPVLNKKALELAVKAALALNCTIHGRSRFARKNYFYPDLPKGYQISQYEEPYSSGGWLDIPSGEAVKRIRLTRIHMEEDAGKLVHDNTGSSSLVDLNRAGVPLIEIVSEPDISDAEEAVAYLKKLRSILRYIGVCDGNMEEGSLRCDANVSIRPKGSDKLGTKVEIKNVNSFKFIQRAIEYEIKRQEAVIESGGVIVQETRLYDADKGVTFSMRTKEEAHDYRYFPDPDLLPAEISTEDIEAIRASLPELPDARRERFAREYGLPEYDAGVLTSSREIADYFEEALSHYKNPKALGNWIMTEVLRELREEDDISAFPVTAEKLAGLLNLIEDGTISGKIAKDVFAEMVSGGGTAREIVEKKGIRQISDKGELESLISGILEKHPDEISRYKGGDEKLIGFFVGQVMKATQGKANPKLVNDILRTELAK from the coding sequence ATGGAATTCGAACCGGTTATAGGCCTCGAGGTGCACGCGCAGCTCGAGACCGAATCCAAAATCTTCTCGACGGCGTCGACCGCTTTCGGCGCGGAGCCCAATTCGCAGGTGACGCCGGTGTGCCTCGGCATGCCGGGTGTGCTGCCTGTCCTTAACAAAAAGGCGCTCGAGCTCGCCGTAAAGGCGGCGCTGGCGCTCAACTGTACGATACACGGGCGCTCGCGGTTCGCGAGGAAGAATTATTTCTACCCCGACCTGCCGAAGGGCTACCAGATTTCGCAGTACGAGGAGCCCTACTCTTCCGGAGGCTGGCTCGACATCCCGTCGGGCGAGGCGGTGAAGAGGATAAGGCTGACGAGGATACACATGGAAGAGGATGCGGGGAAGCTGGTACACGATAATACCGGGAGCTCGAGCCTGGTGGACCTTAACCGCGCGGGCGTGCCGCTGATAGAGATCGTTAGCGAGCCGGACATATCGGACGCCGAAGAGGCGGTGGCGTATCTTAAGAAGCTTCGCTCCATACTGCGATACATCGGCGTTTGCGACGGCAACATGGAAGAGGGGAGCCTCCGGTGCGACGCCAACGTTTCGATCCGCCCGAAGGGCTCCGACAAGCTCGGAACGAAGGTCGAGATAAAGAACGTAAACTCATTTAAGTTCATACAGCGCGCCATCGAATACGAGATCAAGCGTCAGGAAGCCGTCATCGAATCGGGCGGCGTGATAGTCCAGGAGACGCGGCTTTACGACGCGGACAAGGGCGTCACGTTTTCCATGAGGACGAAGGAAGAGGCCCACGATTACAGGTATTTCCCCGACCCCGATCTCCTTCCGGCCGAGATAAGCACGGAAGACATAGAGGCCATCAGGGCGTCTCTCCCCGAGCTTCCCGACGCGCGGCGCGAGAGGTTCGCGAGGGAATACGGGCTCCCGGAGTATGACGCCGGGGTGCTGACGTCCTCGCGCGAAATAGCGGATTATTTCGAGGAGGCGCTGTCACATTACAAGAATCCCAAGGCCCTCGGCAACTGGATTATGACCGAGGTCCTCCGCGAGCTCAGGGAAGAAGACGACATCTCGGCATTCCCCGTGACGGCCGAGAAGCTGGCGGGGCTTTTAAACCTTATCGAGGACGGGACCATAAGCGGCAAGATAGCCAAGGACGTATTCGCGGAGATGGTCTCGGGCGGAGGGACCGCAAGGGAGATCGTCGAGAAGAAGGGGATAAGGCAGATCTCGGACAAGGGCGAGCTCGAAAGCCTCATATCCGGGATACTCGAAAAGCATCCGGACGAGATATCGAGATACAAGGGCGGGGACGAAAAGCTGATAGGGTTTTTCGTCGGGCAGGTCATGAAGGCGACCCAGGGTAAGGCGAACCCGAAGCTTGTGAACGACATACTGAGGACGGAGCTGGCGAAGTAG
- a CDS encoding response regulator produces the protein MNTVANLLQEKARAPREKILIVDDEDAIRNLFVEALNELGYDCDVARNGLECLEKFYRIKDFDVVLLDVQMPELNGIETLKKLKSYSPDLSVIMVSASRDIENVRVALKEGAYDYVFKPFNVIDVDAVIRRALERAALIKANKDYQKNLERKVADQTRELVKLYSGTLEAMILALDLREHETGHHSYRVTEYALNLARHLKLGEAQLSILAKGALLHDIGKIGVPDEILLKPDSLTDEEWGLMKQHAQLGYELLNKIEFLEESSLIVYTHHERYDGKGYPRGLAGDKIPLGARIFSVVDALDAMTSKRVYKKAMPFEEAIDRIKEASGTQFDPMIVEAFVGVPVEEWKNIRKKVASTGSQYLKGLMFELSKPRF, from the coding sequence ATGAACACCGTTGCAAATCTGCTTCAGGAAAAGGCCCGGGCCCCGCGTGAAAAGATACTGATCGTAGACGACGAAGACGCCATCAGGAACCTTTTCGTCGAGGCGCTGAACGAGCTCGGCTACGACTGCGACGTCGCCAGGAACGGGCTCGAATGCCTCGAAAAATTTTATAGAATCAAGGACTTCGACGTCGTCCTGCTCGATGTCCAGATGCCCGAGCTAAACGGCATCGAAACCCTGAAGAAGCTGAAGTCCTATTCCCCCGACCTCTCGGTCATTATGGTCTCGGCGTCACGGGACATCGAAAACGTCCGCGTCGCACTCAAGGAAGGGGCGTACGACTACGTGTTCAAGCCCTTTAACGTCATAGACGTGGATGCGGTCATAAGGCGCGCCCTTGAAAGAGCCGCGCTCATAAAGGCGAACAAGGACTACCAGAAGAACCTCGAAAGGAAGGTCGCCGACCAGACGAGAGAGCTTGTCAAGCTCTATTCTGGAACGCTCGAGGCGATGATTCTTGCGCTCGACCTTAGGGAGCACGAGACGGGCCACCATTCCTACAGGGTTACGGAATACGCCCTTAACCTCGCCAGGCACCTTAAGCTCGGCGAAGCGCAGCTTTCCATCCTGGCCAAAGGCGCTCTCCTTCACGACATCGGCAAGATCGGCGTTCCCGACGAAATACTGCTCAAGCCCGACAGTCTCACCGACGAAGAATGGGGGCTCATGAAGCAGCACGCGCAGCTCGGCTACGAGCTCCTTAACAAAATAGAATTTCTAGAAGAGTCGTCCCTCATAGTCTATACGCACCACGAGCGTTACGACGGGAAGGGGTATCCGCGCGGCCTCGCCGGCGACAAGATTCCGCTCGGCGCGAGGATATTCTCGGTAGTGGACGCGCTCGACGCCATGACATCCAAGAGGGTCTACAAGAAGGCCATGCCGTTCGAAGAGGCGATAGACAGGATAAAAGAGGCTTCCGGCACGCAGTTCGACCCGATGATCGTCGAGGCTTTCGTCGGGGTACCCGTCGAAGAGTGGAAGAACATCAGGAAGAAGGTCGCCAGCACCGGCTCCCAATACTTAAAGGGCCTCATGTTCGAGCTCAGTAAGCCAAGGTTCTAG
- a CDS encoding HlyD family secretion protein: MSLKDFVTRLNPKSLTSSVRFWVLLVVFVIVVLIFYYVLLDRYTPYTSDAFIQTYVLQVAPQVDGRVVEVYVGNNEQAKKGQKLFSLDPRPYEYRARQLRAKLVQTRQNIDELDSDIAAASEVVKQAEADLAYASEHYGDLRPLAEKNYVARLELDKALQQVNARRAALNQARADFEKAKQALEYKIDDEYAIIKEAESNLALAEYNLEQTVCYAPSDGYVTNLQLVVGSYIKAGDAVLTFVDDGNWRIVANFRENSVGRIKPGQEAEVAIALYPGKIFKAVVESTDWGVLAGQGVPSGDLPLVEDQGNWVRLSQRFPVRLRITDIDHGKYELRIGGSASVAVFTGDNWILNPLARLWLRIGSIVDYVY, translated from the coding sequence ATGAGCCTTAAGGACTTCGTGACCCGGTTGAATCCGAAAAGCCTGACGTCGTCGGTCAGGTTCTGGGTCCTCCTCGTCGTTTTCGTTATCGTCGTCCTTATCTTCTATTATGTCCTCCTGGACAGGTACACCCCGTATACGAGCGACGCCTTCATACAGACCTACGTCCTCCAGGTCGCTCCACAGGTGGACGGACGCGTGGTCGAGGTCTACGTCGGGAACAACGAGCAGGCAAAAAAGGGGCAGAAGCTTTTCAGCCTCGATCCGCGGCCTTACGAGTACCGGGCCCGGCAGCTTCGGGCGAAGCTCGTCCAGACGCGCCAGAACATAGACGAGCTCGATAGCGACATCGCCGCCGCTTCCGAGGTCGTAAAACAGGCCGAGGCCGACCTCGCTTACGCAAGCGAGCACTACGGCGACCTCAGGCCGCTCGCCGAAAAGAACTACGTCGCCCGGCTCGAGCTCGACAAGGCCCTCCAGCAGGTAAACGCCCGGAGAGCCGCGCTCAACCAGGCCAGGGCCGATTTCGAAAAAGCGAAGCAGGCGCTCGAGTACAAGATCGACGACGAGTACGCGATAATCAAGGAGGCCGAGTCGAACCTCGCTCTCGCCGAATACAACCTCGAGCAGACGGTCTGCTACGCCCCCTCGGACGGGTACGTCACAAACCTCCAGCTCGTCGTGGGTTCGTACATCAAGGCAGGCGATGCGGTCCTCACCTTCGTCGACGACGGCAACTGGCGCATCGTCGCGAATTTCAGGGAGAACAGCGTCGGCCGGATAAAGCCCGGCCAGGAAGCCGAGGTCGCCATCGCCCTATATCCCGGGAAGATTTTCAAGGCCGTGGTCGAGAGCACCGACTGGGGGGTCCTGGCGGGGCAGGGGGTTCCTTCCGGCGATCTCCCGCTGGTTGAGGATCAGGGTAACTGGGTAAGGCTTTCACAGCGCTTTCCCGTACGGCTCAGGATAACGGATATAGACCACGGGAAATACGAGCTCAGGATAGGCGGCTCGGCGAGTGTCGCCGTGTTTACCGGGGACAACTGGATACTGAACCCCCTGGCGAGACTCTGGCTCAGGATCGGCAGCATCGTTGATTACGTGTATTGA
- a CDS encoding DUF4396 domain-containing protein, whose product MIIPESITGGVLLLWFILTAASLVFLIYDLEKNTPAMGVMKLAWGLIVLYTGPIGLFVYLLSCRQPMPGTHEMYIAAHWKQSVGSLMHCVAGDATGIILGAIITFHLGLPNGLDLVLEYVMAFVVGLFVFQALFMRSMFGGSYFTAVRKTFFSETVSMNFVMVGMIPLMAIMRAKIPGGDDPGGLMFWGISSLATMAGGLTAYPINSWLVGSGLKHGMMSASTNKPAAGSMPDMAEMAGMDMRHEHKEPNVSSTTKLLVFLLSAGVLAVAVWVTSYFVTLRLK is encoded by the coding sequence ATGATAATTCCCGAGTCCATCACAGGCGGAGTTTTACTTCTCTGGTTCATATTGACGGCCGCCTCGCTCGTATTTCTCATATACGACCTGGAGAAGAATACACCCGCAATGGGCGTGATGAAGCTAGCGTGGGGACTCATCGTACTTTACACGGGGCCGATCGGGCTGTTCGTTTATCTCCTGTCCTGCAGGCAGCCGATGCCGGGAACGCACGAGATGTACATAGCCGCCCACTGGAAGCAGTCGGTCGGGTCGCTCATGCACTGCGTCGCGGGCGACGCGACGGGAATAATCCTGGGCGCGATAATAACGTTCCACCTGGGCCTCCCGAACGGCCTCGACCTCGTTCTCGAATACGTCATGGCCTTCGTCGTCGGGCTCTTCGTTTTCCAGGCGCTGTTCATGAGATCGATGTTCGGCGGGAGCTACTTCACCGCCGTCAGGAAGACCTTTTTTTCGGAAACCGTTTCCATGAATTTCGTCATGGTGGGGATGATACCCCTGATGGCCATAATGAGGGCGAAAATTCCGGGTGGAGACGACCCCGGCGGGCTCATGTTCTGGGGAATATCGTCGCTGGCCACGATGGCAGGGGGCCTGACGGCGTATCCGATAAACTCCTGGCTCGTCGGGAGCGGGCTCAAGCACGGCATGATGTCCGCATCGACAAATAAGCCGGCTGCAGGCTCCATGCCCGATATGGCGGAAATGGCCGGGATGGATATGCGTCACGAGCACAAGGAGCCGAACGTTTCGTCCACGACGAAGCTCCTCGTGTTTCTCCTTTCGGCGGGTGTCCTGGCTGTTGCGGTATGGGTGACTTCGTATTTCGTGACGCTCAGGCTGAAATAA
- a CDS encoding FUSC family protein encodes MNLRHFLFTFRIKSAIKITLGGLLCLLVGNVFHLESAYLSVLFLYLIMLMYNGQTFIVGVQCLAGGVVVGALSLLIANVFVQSGVVYLLLMGALIFLIMLLLGKYFLPALLSAIVASMSMFVVIFESLGQATVTIENYLIQMFLGVFTAWVIDELIWPRRSEAALYTTLASVYRDFSRRFAGLADGAITSRSEDAITLEVFNNLVNLVDRTERESRDGAFYPEPFMKLAAYAKGIYIRLDVLEDFVSKNNKCLDVEEVKKLLHDIFSGLSSEFDGLASAVDSGSEPPAPDAGLGNASSSLGALYMKLHEDEGDRDYFEDLLALGALPPLFDGVLALLKDSAQVLGVIHEGSYAELRGKRMTHAPEVEKEKSFLGSLFIQENMKQSVKTVIIIMLLLLGEKFFNLPGSSQASFYGVLFGSMPNTGQAHLKGRLAIMGVLAGLTYGLLGLIIVSQTSRFLVLILLFCLGLFVAAYVATGSRKIAYSGVQAGLMIPYVFLINTGPEVNLDLAFTRLCALLMASAIGLVILHNLWPVSPYEQLKKKISYALTISGEIFAKLLTGDRKDKGRIESLVTPLAASLPTSSSLLFDARFVIGDERLHGEEFVEIIASLEVIFSELETIKKSVYSGKDNALLAEYIEHMTPSYEKISALFAAASSGFDTGDDLGAEISGLLEEIKSKRQEFRESGVWKSFTVKEVEQDILMASSVDGILDSLSKISSLVSAIERPEKGAAVTLAVSGAS; translated from the coding sequence ATGAACCTTAGACACTTTCTCTTCACATTTCGCATCAAGTCGGCGATAAAGATAACCCTGGGCGGGCTCCTGTGCCTCCTTGTCGGTAACGTTTTCCATCTCGAATCCGCATACCTCTCCGTCCTCTTCCTCTACCTCATCATGCTCATGTATAACGGTCAGACCTTTATTGTAGGCGTTCAATGCCTGGCGGGCGGCGTGGTGGTCGGCGCGCTCTCCCTCTTGATCGCCAACGTCTTCGTGCAATCGGGGGTCGTATATCTCCTCCTCATGGGCGCTCTGATCTTTCTGATCATGCTTCTCCTCGGTAAATACTTTCTCCCGGCTCTCCTGAGCGCGATCGTCGCCTCGATGTCCATGTTCGTCGTGATATTCGAATCGCTCGGCCAGGCGACCGTGACGATCGAAAACTATCTCATCCAGATGTTCCTCGGGGTCTTTACAGCCTGGGTAATCGACGAGCTTATCTGGCCCCGGCGGAGCGAGGCCGCACTCTATACGACGCTCGCGTCCGTTTACAGGGATTTCTCCAGGCGTTTCGCCGGTCTCGCGGACGGCGCGATAACGAGCAGGAGCGAGGACGCGATAACCCTCGAGGTCTTCAATAACCTCGTCAACCTCGTCGACCGCACAGAGCGCGAGAGCCGGGACGGCGCGTTCTATCCCGAGCCTTTCATGAAGCTCGCGGCCTATGCCAAGGGCATATACATAAGGCTCGACGTACTCGAAGACTTCGTGTCCAAAAACAATAAATGCCTCGATGTGGAGGAAGTGAAAAAATTACTCCACGATATATTCTCGGGCCTCTCTTCGGAATTCGACGGGCTCGCCAGCGCCGTCGATTCAGGAAGCGAGCCGCCCGCGCCGGACGCCGGGCTCGGAAATGCATCCTCCTCGCTGGGCGCGCTCTACATGAAGCTCCATGAGGACGAGGGAGACAGGGATTATTTCGAGGACCTTCTCGCCCTGGGGGCGCTGCCTCCGCTCTTCGACGGCGTACTTGCTCTCCTTAAAGATTCCGCTCAGGTGCTCGGCGTCATACACGAGGGCTCCTACGCCGAGCTCCGCGGGAAGAGGATGACGCACGCCCCGGAAGTCGAGAAGGAAAAGAGCTTCCTCGGCTCTCTCTTCATACAAGAGAACATGAAGCAGTCCGTAAAGACCGTGATCATCATAATGCTTCTGCTCCTGGGAGAAAAGTTCTTCAATCTCCCCGGAAGCTCGCAGGCCTCTTTTTACGGCGTCCTTTTCGGCTCGATGCCCAATACCGGGCAGGCGCACCTCAAGGGCAGGCTCGCCATCATGGGCGTCCTCGCCGGCCTTACCTACGGCCTGCTCGGGCTGATAATAGTGTCACAGACCTCGCGCTTCCTCGTACTTATTCTCCTTTTTTGCCTCGGGCTTTTCGTCGCTGCGTACGTAGCCACCGGCAGCAGGAAGATCGCTTATTCCGGGGTCCAGGCGGGGCTCATGATTCCCTACGTATTCCTTATAAACACCGGGCCCGAGGTCAATCTCGACCTCGCGTTTACGAGGCTCTGCGCGCTCCTCATGGCCTCGGCGATAGGGCTCGTCATCCTTCACAACCTCTGGCCGGTGAGCCCCTACGAGCAGCTGAAGAAGAAAATATCCTACGCCCTCACGATCAGCGGGGAGATATTCGCGAAGCTCCTCACGGGAGACCGGAAGGACAAGGGGAGGATAGAATCCCTGGTCACTCCCCTCGCCGCCTCGCTCCCGACGAGCTCCTCCCTTCTTTTCGACGCCCGTTTCGTAATCGGTGACGAGAGGCTTCACGGCGAGGAATTCGTCGAGATAATCGCCTCGCTCGAAGTTATATTCTCCGAGCTCGAAACCATCAAAAAAAGCGTTTATTCGGGAAAGGACAACGCCCTTCTCGCCGAATATATAGAGCACATGACCCCGAGCTACGAAAAGATAAGCGCGCTCTTCGCCGCCGCGTCCTCGGGGTTCGACACGGGCGATGATTTAGGCGCGGAAATCTCCGGCCTGCTCGAAGAGATAAAAAGCAAAAGGCAGGAATTCAGGGAATCGGGGGTCTGGAAGAGCTTCACCGTAAAGGAAGTCGAACAGGATATCCTCATGGCGAGCAGCGTCGACGGCATACTGGATTCCCTGTCGAAAATATCCTCGCTCGTATCCGCGATCGAGCGGCCGGAAAAGGGCGCCGCCGTAACGCTCGCCGTGAGCGGCGCTTCATAG
- a CDS encoding sodium:proton antiporter, protein MDLFAVFTILITLTAVFSFLNEVFLKLPTTIGIMLASLAASLFILIAGYFGFGHVHWAVDLVTAADFDHLMMNGMLSFLLFAGASTVNLDDLGEYKGTIAYLATLGMIIATFLTGGVVWWIFGLLGMDIPLIYALIFGAIISPIDAVVVLKLFRRVKAGKTLESIITGESLFNDAVAVVLFVLLMDVATGETTLTGVEIGEFFLKEAVGGLLLGMSLGYLSYRMILEIVVRGKEGSIVVALITLALVSGGYSLAELLDVSGPLTCVVAGLFLARRRRLMPSSAEHIRSYVGSFWEIIDDVLNAVLFVLIGLEVLILHFEKSYILCGLLAIPLITFARFISVELPLVLLRYVRKIPNLSGFIMTWSGIRGGVSIALALSLPDSKERDLIVLMTYIVVVFSILVQGLTLENAVKWNNKKEDSH, encoded by the coding sequence ATGGACCTTTTCGCAGTCTTTACGATTCTCATTACGCTTACGGCGGTATTCAGCTTCCTGAACGAAGTCTTCCTGAAGCTGCCGACGACGATAGGCATCATGCTCGCCTCGCTGGCGGCGTCCCTGTTTATATTGATCGCGGGATATTTCGGGTTCGGCCACGTACATTGGGCCGTGGATCTCGTTACGGCGGCGGATTTCGATCATCTCATGATGAACGGCATGCTGAGCTTTCTTCTCTTCGCCGGGGCGTCCACTGTCAACCTCGACGACCTCGGCGAGTACAAGGGCACGATAGCCTATCTCGCCACACTCGGGATGATAATCGCGACGTTCCTCACGGGCGGGGTGGTCTGGTGGATCTTCGGTCTCTTGGGCATGGATATTCCGCTCATCTATGCGCTCATATTCGGAGCGATCATCTCCCCCATAGACGCCGTGGTCGTGCTCAAGCTCTTCAGGCGGGTAAAGGCCGGAAAGACGCTCGAATCCATAATCACGGGCGAGTCTCTCTTCAACGACGCGGTGGCCGTCGTCCTCTTCGTCCTGCTTATGGACGTCGCTACCGGAGAAACGACCCTCACGGGTGTCGAGATAGGCGAGTTCTTTCTGAAGGAGGCGGTCGGCGGGCTCCTGCTCGGCATGTCGCTCGGCTACCTGAGCTACAGAATGATACTGGAGATAGTAGTCAGGGGAAAGGAAGGGAGCATAGTGGTCGCGCTGATAACGCTTGCGCTCGTCTCGGGCGGCTATTCCCTCGCCGAGCTGCTGGACGTATCCGGCCCGCTCACCTGCGTCGTCGCCGGGCTCTTTCTGGCCAGGAGGCGGAGGCTCATGCCGAGCTCGGCCGAGCATATAAGGTCCTACGTCGGGAGCTTCTGGGAGATAATAGACGACGTTCTGAACGCCGTCCTCTTCGTCCTGATAGGGCTCGAAGTGCTCATCCTCCACTTCGAAAAATCGTACATACTGTGCGGGCTCCTGGCGATCCCGCTTATCACGTTCGCCCGCTTCATCAGCGTAGAGCTCCCGCTGGTTCTGCTGAGATACGTGAGGAAGATTCCGAACCTCTCGGGGTTCATAATGACCTGGAGCGGTATAAGGGGGGGCGTTTCCATCGCGCTCGCGCTATCCCTGCCCGACTCCAAGGAAAGGGACCTCATAGTTCTCATGACCTATATAGTCGTCGTGTTCTCCATACTGGTCCAGGGCCTTACCCTCGAGAACGCCGTCAAGTGGAATAATAAAAAAGAGGATTCACATTAG
- a CDS encoding calcium/sodium antiporter — MTIILFILGFVLLVGGAEALVRGASRLAAIAGMPPLIIGLTVVAFGTSSPEAAVSFSASLNRQGDIALGNVVGSNIFNVLFILGISAIIVPLFVSRQLIRLDVPIMIGSAALAFVLSLDGRIGLVDGIALFACIVAYVVFLIRQARKEKIPPGDEFEKEYGDGKKKSVVEDIVFIAAGLGLLILGSKWLVEGAIYIATNLGVSELVIGLTVIAAGTSLPEVATSIIASIRGERDIAVGNVVGSNIFNILFMLGVSGILAPGGVPIPESVLKFDMPVMLAVCVACMPIFFTGNLIARWEGAVFFLYYIAYTVYLVLDASGYHLRDGFGRAMLWYVMPITALTLLIFAARAFHLDRKARA, encoded by the coding sequence ATGACGATAATTTTATTCATTCTCGGATTCGTGCTCCTGGTCGGAGGGGCCGAAGCGCTCGTGCGCGGCGCCTCGCGCCTGGCCGCGATCGCGGGAATGCCCCCGCTCATAATAGGCCTTACAGTTGTCGCATTCGGAACGAGCTCGCCCGAAGCCGCGGTAAGCTTTTCGGCCAGCCTCAACCGGCAGGGTGACATCGCCCTCGGTAACGTCGTGGGCAGCAACATATTCAACGTCCTCTTCATACTGGGTATCTCCGCCATTATCGTCCCCCTTTTCGTGTCGCGGCAGCTCATAAGGCTCGACGTCCCGATAATGATCGGATCGGCGGCCCTCGCATTCGTATTGTCGCTCGACGGGAGGATCGGCCTTGTGGACGGGATAGCGCTGTTCGCCTGCATAGTGGCCTATGTCGTGTTTCTGATCAGGCAGGCGCGGAAAGAAAAAATCCCGCCGGGAGACGAATTCGAAAAAGAATACGGCGACGGGAAGAAGAAATCCGTCGTGGAAGATATTGTATTCATCGCAGCCGGGCTCGGGCTTTTGATCCTCGGCTCGAAGTGGCTCGTGGAAGGCGCTATTTACATCGCCACCAATCTGGGGGTGAGCGAGCTCGTAATCGGGCTCACGGTCATCGCCGCGGGGACGTCGCTGCCGGAGGTCGCGACATCGATAATCGCGAGTATACGCGGAGAGCGCGACATAGCCGTCGGGAATGTCGTCGGCAGCAATATTTTCAACATCCTCTTCATGCTCGGAGTCTCGGGCATTCTGGCCCCCGGCGGTGTTCCCATACCGGAATCGGTACTGAAATTCGACATGCCCGTCATGCTTGCGGTATGCGTAGCGTGTATGCCGATTTTCTTTACCGGGAACCTGATCGCGAGATGGGAGGGAGCCGTCTTTTTCCTATACTACATCGCCTATACGGTTTACCTCGTTCTGGACGCGAGCGGGTATCACCTTCGAGACGGCTTCGGCCGGGCGATGCTGTGGTACGTCATGCCGATTACAGCGCTTACGCTCCTTATATTCGCCGCGCGTGCGTTTCACCTGGACCGGAAGGCCCGGGCCTGA
- a CDS encoding PIG-L family deacetylase, which yields MSDNVLVISPHPDDLEIGMGGTVAKFIESGVNVVSMVVTDGRRSTSLYGLSEDEMAELRASEVRSATAVLGIGYLILLGLGDLRSAENGVSFVTALKDAVERFSPREIYMPHPEIDKHPTHRAVSSAALEALRGIERGLLPEGLRIWCYEVWTPLPSYDRLEDISFQMHLKQAAIDAHKSQIEYKNYTEGITGLNRYRAVFNETGGLTVAEYAEVFAEIPL from the coding sequence ATGAGCGATAACGTGCTGGTTATTTCACCCCACCCGGACGACCTCGAAATAGGCATGGGCGGGACTGTGGCAAAGTTTATAGAGTCCGGCGTGAACGTCGTGTCCATGGTGGTGACGGACGGGAGGCGGAGCACGAGCCTCTACGGGCTCAGCGAAGACGAAATGGCGGAGCTCAGGGCGTCCGAGGTAAGAAGCGCCACGGCCGTGCTCGGGATCGGCTACCTCATACTCCTCGGTCTCGGGGACCTCCGCTCGGCGGAAAACGGGGTCTCCTTCGTCACCGCGCTCAAGGACGCCGTCGAGCGCTTCTCCCCGCGCGAGATCTATATGCCGCACCCCGAAATCGACAAGCATCCCACCCACAGGGCGGTATCCTCCGCGGCTCTCGAAGCGCTCCGCGGGATTGAAAGAGGCCTCTTGCCGGAGGGCCTTCGAATCTGGTGCTACGAAGTATGGACGCCGCTGCCTTCCTACGACAGGCTCGAGGACATATCCTTTCAGATGCACCTAAAGCAGGCGGCCATCGATGCACACAAGAGCCAGATCGAGTACAAGAATTACACGGAAGGGATTACGGGCCTTAACCGCTACCGCGCCGTCTTTAACGAAACGGGCGGCCTCACCGTGGCGGAATACGCCGAGGTGTTCGCGGAAATCCCGCTCTAG